In Heteronotia binoei isolate CCM8104 ecotype False Entrance Well chromosome 1, APGP_CSIRO_Hbin_v1, whole genome shotgun sequence, the genomic window tgaacatcagaagagccctgctggatcaggccagtggtccacctagtctgGCACCCTGTCTCATACAGCAGCCCCAACTtgttcctctggagtgccaacaacagggcagagaggccaaggccttcccctgatgtcgcctcctggctctgggattcagaggtttcgtgcctctgaacatggaaaatCTCCTCAGTCAtccttggctaatagccactgatagacatctcccccatccccttttaaagctgtttaatcCTGTGGCCATCCTGAATGAATAGCTTTATTAGGGGCTtatacagattcatggaggagaggtctatcagtgcctactagccatggtgtctgaggggaacctccacgttcaaagaataagcttttgtgagtcaaagctgaTAAAAGGAGCTCTGACTCTCGAAACTTTatatcccccaaatcttgttggtctctaaggtgttactgggcTTGTTGTGTAGATACAGCTGTTGATTCCTCTTATTCTCAGTTCCCCCCTCTTTCCTTGTACCCTTCTGTAATTTCAGCCCTTGCACTTGTTTTACATGACACACCACAGGGCGGTGCTCTAAAATGGGAAAGTTTGGGAAGACGCTGCCTGCCTCTGAACACCTAcagcacgggtgtcaaacatgtggcccaggggctgaatcaggccccgggaggggctcctatcaggccccccaagcaattggctgtcaactgcttccttctgcgtcacagcttgctttgccaggcttgctcaatcacacaggagctacaaagtctCTGTtctctccattgtctgaggctcctcccttggggaggaaggggggggagggatagcttgctttgccaggctctctcaatcacaccacagaactactgagccaaacctctctttcatctattggctgaggctcctcccccctcctggtcttctgggtaaggaaggaaagagccagagcttcctttgcccagttccctggatcccacgggagaaatacaaagaaagcacctttaagaccaatgagtgttaatgttttaagcatgttttattctttaattgtgcttgtttgtgtccttaataaagtttatatctatgctacctaatcttaaataggtacacatgtagtctggcctagcccaacaaagtctcatttatgtcagatctggccctcattacaaatgagttcgacatccctgatcAACAGAGTGAACTCCTGAAGCTGTGCAGCtcctgagagaagggcggggtaaaaatctgcagtcatcgtcttcctctcctcttcaaGCTTCTCTCTGATCAACAGAACCTATTAAGGCAGTTGCAAGGGCCAGCCGGGTTGGTCTGCTGTAAAATAAttagagtccaggaacaccttagagaccaacaagagtttcacgGTATATGTCCAAACTGTGTCTGATTAAAAGACCTTTGATTCTCGAAAACATATCCTTTGAAAGctcttgttggtctgtaaggtgttcctggactcaaatctaattgATTAGAGACAGACTCAAAGTTCCTAAGAGGAGCAAAGAAAATTGGATTATaggatttttggtagaaaactGGTAAAGAAGCATTGTCTCAACGCTACTCCCAGGTCTGCTGCAGAAGAGCTTTTTagctggggggcagggaaggaaggggagagaaagagaacctGGGAACTTCGGCATGCAAATCATTTGGTTCTTACTGAACAACAGATCCCGGACACCATCCCTGGGATTTTTgcacatgcaaagcatgtgctgtcTGAACGGTCCCTCCCACCGTCCAGCAGCCTCAAAGCAACACAGAAGACGCATTTAAAACCCAGCACAACACGCTCCCTGTTCAGATAAGGAGAGGGCTGCTCCCTCCTTGTGGGAGATGGGCAATGGGCAGCTTTCCAAAGATAAGTGCATAAAAAAACATTTTCTAGACTGCTTGCTCCCTGACCTACAAAACagggagaggagagtgatgatgcccccccaccccgccccacatTAACTCTCCCTTTGTTCACagcctgggggcagggagaaataGCCCCAAAGGGAAAGCCCAGGCCACTGAAGCCACTCCTCCCAGGAGATCAGAACAGAAGCCAAGATTCTCTGTTGTCTGTAAAGCAGCAGCCCGTAAGCATGACACAGACAAAAGGGAGCCTTCCCAGGGTGCACGCACAAACGCAAACACTCCCCAGGGTTGCAAAAGCCTGGAGTGTGAGTCTGTTTAGTTCTTTTTCCTCCCTGTGCAAGGAAGTCTCTCCAGCATCACCTCATTTCTCAAAGGCATCTTTGCAGCACGTTTCGGACCAGGCAGAGAAaggatgccctgacctggatagcccaggctagcctgatcttgtcagatcatggaagctaagcagggtcagccctggtagcGACTGGATGGGAAGCCacaaaggaagcccagggttggtaCACAGAGACAGCAACCGAGTGTCCTGGTAGGCCTGGTGACGGCTTCACACTCAAGTTGGGATCAATGGCTTACCTCTCACTGGAGAATGAGTGAGGCATCCCCTCCTGAATATACAAGATAAAGGTAGCACATGGGGGCCCAGCCCATAGGCTCGGGATACATTTGTTCCATTCCCAACGAACACCCACATCCCTACTCTTCTATGGTGTTCTTACATCTGCTGAATTTACGTGCACCTTCATCCTCAACTTAGGAAGAGCTTCATCGTCCACTAAGCTCCTGCCAGGCTTGTATGCTAATCCCCTGCTGGGCCCACAGATAACATGGTTAACTCGGTTATTTGGTTTTGATACTACCTATCGAGTGccatttttattccacctttcctccagagGATTCAGGTACACggggctctttccttcccacaAGATCAGTCCTGTGCTCTAACCACTTCATCACCCTGGCTCTCTAAAGCAGGTCAAGCTGAAATACAGAAACTAaacacacaaagaaaaaaaaataaatctgtgtGGCTGGAGGGCAGCCTTCACATAGTGTCTTCCCTTACAGAGAGAATTTCCATGCGTCTGTTTGGGAACTGTGAATGCAGCTGTACGCTAAAGTCCTTGTGCACGTTTGCACAGATGAAAGCTGCTGCCTGCATCCATTCCAATCTGTGTACTTGTCGCAAAATATGACACCACATGGAGTCCAGTGATTTTTCCCACTAAGGGGAAAACAGGGAGCAGTTAGATAGCAACACACTTCACATGCACTCTCTTGCTCAATTTAGAAACACGGGACGCTGACCGTATGTCAAGTCAGACAGCTCAGTATCTCCTACTTTGATTGGCtgtagctctccaaggtctcagaggGAAGAAAGCAGGTACTGGGGAAAGACCCCACTAGAgattgctggggattgaatctggaacctCTTGGCTATAAGTCACACAGCTGACTGCCATGCCATAACTGTTTCAGAGCCTGTGAATGGATGAAGTCATCTTACatagagtcagaccattggtctgccttAATACTATCTTCTCTGGTTGCCAGATGCTTCCTAAGGTGTTAGGCAGAGATAAAGGTCTTTCCCAATGCCTGCCACCCAAGATCccttagctggagatgccaaagCTGGAACGGGGACTGTCTGTATGGAAAACAAGTGCTCTGACACTGAGCTATGGCACTTCTGCAGTGCTTACTGATATAAGAACAGGACAAGTCAGCATCCAATCTAATTTCAAACCAAACCACAGTGCGGGGATTAATGGATCTGCAAAACAGACTGAGGGGCGGACTGGATGGGTGGGATTTCTTTCACAAACCTGAAGAATGTACTAGGTTTGCAGAACAATTTCAGAGCTAAAAAAACAAGCAAAACAACTACAACGCCCAGTGGGATTAAAACTTCCCAGAATAACAGAACAATGCCTCtagctttaagaaaagaatgcccCCTGAgctctcagcagccattttggatgtTGCTAGGTAACAATTTTGCTGACACTTCCCAAGCTTTGCTTTCTGTTAAGCAGGCAGAAGACAGGGTGGACTCAGAGACCAAACAGCCCTTGAAAGAACCCCATCTCCATCCGCAGTCATCCTGATGGAGGACTTGCTGAGGTCTGGCCAGATGGCAACCACTGGAGACTCACTACTCATACCACTGGGCCTAGCGGCATGACTGGCCTAGCTTTTTCTTAGGGAAagctgctggggaagggaaagcagaagaTGGGGCAGATAACGGTAGGCTAGCAGGCCGGCCAGCTGGCCAGAAGAAAACAGGAAGAGAAAGGTTATGGGGCCTGCCAAGGAAAGGAACGAGGAAATAGTATAGGAAGGGATACAGTGGAAAATCCTTGCCGGTCCCCCACATATTATTGCTCGGTTATAAATGGGTGGGAGCAGGGCTGGGAATAAAAGAACAGAGACCTGGCAAAAGCCAGCTACTGAGTAAATGGAattggtcaggggtggccaaacttgtttaacttaagagccacaggAAATAAACGGCAGGTGTcttgagagcttcaagacatgaaAAAATAACACACacgtgtctttattaaaactcttaagactttttttgcacagaaagataaaatacttgagtactttacaacacaaccatgttaggaagagattttttaaaaaacaaaagctgggaacaacagtcctcataagaccagcatagggaaaggttagggaattattttttggcaccactgAAAGAAGGAAACACATGTAACATATAACtcactgaccaccgtttgcatcattatgcatctctctttgccttgactccaagtttacaagagctatgaaactgagggggaaccctgcaccaacctttttaattctgtctctttccagtggctccctcatctcttgcgctctctttccctgctctaggtcgcCAGGTGACCTCTGCGGTGGAGAAGATCTTGcaaacctgcctatttccccctccttccccaattcACACACCATGGAAATATTCACCTACCTAttggtcagtgctcagaggctgactggccCAATGCTACACAAGCTTGAGATTAAGCCTGCATTAACTTCTTCCTTGATCTCCGGgagccgcacaatgtgtgtgaaagagctgtgtgtggctcccgagtcacactttgaccacccctggtatagacaaGCTAAAGAATAGGTTTCTCTTGGTTCATAGTTCAGCCTTTCGCCACCTTTAACCCTcccttctccaaggagctcagaacaAATGGTTTGCACTTACAATAACCCTGGGAAGTAGGTTAACCTAAGAGAAAGCAACTGGCCCCAAGTCACCCGATATGGGTCACGGCTGAATGGCAGTTTGAACCTGAATCTCTCAGGCTCCAGTCAGACAATCAAACCACTCAATCACACCAGCAGTCTCCATTCTTCATCAGCATGCTCATAGGATCTCCATGCATTACAAGGATTTGCACAGATGCCCTAAAGTGTCCTCCCAACAACAAGTGAGGCTTTACAAGAACtgtggcagctacaggcacagacagcttcaacaggggattgggtaagcatatggagcagaggtctgtcagtggctattagccgcagcctattgttggaactctctgtctggggcagtgatgctctgtattcttggttcttgggggatggggcacagtgggagggcatctagccccactggtggacctcctgatggcacttggtttttttggccactgtgtgacacagcgtgttggactggataggccattggcctgattcatcatggcttctcttatgttcttaactgaggGCAGCAGAACTCCAGCTCTCTCCAAAACAGACAACTGCAACTCGGTTTATGCTGCCAGTTAGAAATTAAGTCTACACCCACCACTGAGGAATTTTAAAACAGGACACAGGTGTGGCACAAAAGACTCCTACCCAGTCTCTCAAATGCTACTGAACTTTCGAAAAGCCCGAACTGTATTCTAAGCATATATTGCAAGACCAAACAaagcctctgttcaaaaatctCTAAAGGGAGGGTGCCTATGCGGAAATCCTTAAATTTGGAGTTGCATACAGCTCCCCCATTCAGTTTTGAGAGGAGCTCTCCGGGCTAAACTCCTCCCTAGAACTAATCTGATCATGATCTGTAACCAAGTTTGACAATAACCTCTTACAAAATCCAAGCTCGCATTTGCCAAAGTTGATCTCTAACACAAACACCTCCAGCACAGTCTTAACCATGTGACTGCAGACCATCAACAGAAGCATTTGTGGCATCTACTGCTTCTGAAGGGCCATTAGAATCAaatggatttggggggggggggggactggaatTCTTTACTGAAATGCAATCTTGGCCAGCTGTCTGGAGACTTCAGCACAAAAGCTGGAGAGAGAAGACGGCAAGCATCTCAGAAGCCACCGGACAAAGAGTGTGAGAGGGTATTTTGAGTACTCCCAAATATAGTCTTGCGTCCCaactaagttttttttttaaaggctctcCAAATTCTTGCTCAAATGAACACAAACAGATGCAACTGCTTAATACACAGTCAGGCCATTAATCTACCTAATCTTAGCCCAGTGCCATCTACTCTGATTAGCGATAGCCCTTAAGGGTCTTTCCCAAAACCTTTATATTGAGATGCCCATAGctgaacatgaagctgccttatactgaagcagaccatcAGTACATCAAGATCCGTATTGTCTGCCCCAGTATTGGCTGGGGTATTTCACATCActcattagaagaagaattgcagatttataccctgcccttctccctgaatcagagactgagtggcttacaatttcctatatcttcccccccacaacagatagcctgtgaggtgggtggggctgagagggctctcacagcagctgccctttcaaggacaatctctgccagagctatggctgacccaaggccatgccagcaggtgcaagtggaggagtgaggaatcaaacccggttctcccaggtaagagttcacacacttaaccactacaccaaactggctctctactgaaATGCAACCTTTACTGGAGAGAGAAGATGGCAAGCATCTCAGAAGCCACTGGACAAAGAGTGTGAGAGTGTAttttggtcctttcaactggagatgccaggaattgaaccagggaccttctgcatgcgaaagagaggctctaccactgacccataGTCGCTTCTCAAACCTGGGTCCTGTGAGCTTTATGGATGGAGGGtagaagggaagagaagagaaagagagttcAAACTGTGTTTTGGCAATGCGGCCCCCACAAATAGGGTCTGGACCCTCACCAAGCATGCCCACACCTGAGGTACTCCTAGATGCTTCATGCTTAAAGGAACACTGGCTAATCTGAATCACTGGCTGGGGGCAAGGCTGATTATAAACAACTGAAATGTCCGATTACCATTACCATCACCACCCTATGAGGGAAAAAAGAGCTGCTATTAATCAGAAGTTGGGTAGAAGCGGTAATGTGAAACAGCAAGTTTACCTGAGACTTCAGCCAGCAATTTCGCTATAGCATGAGGTATGGGAAGCTCAGGAGGAGGGGCCTGAGGTGACGCCCGGGGAACATCATGCATGCCAAAGCTAGCAGAGGCAGGAGCCAATTTCACATCCACGGCCTGCTCGAGGCAGAGGGGCCTCTTCTCCAAGGCAGACTTCTGAGGAGGCGCAGAGTGCTCCAGCAACCTCTCGCCATACTGCCCAGCTTGCCTTGCCCCTGGCATGGAGAACTTGCTTGGCTTCCCCACCTCCGCTTTTCTCCCTGCTTCTTTGAGGGCCTTGATGGTgaggtgttcctgctcaaaatctTGAGCCGCCTTGGGTGGCGGCTGGAAGTGTGGAGCTGACACTTCGGATCTCGCTGCTCTTAGCTCTGCTTCAGAGAACGTTTCCACGGGGTCTTCGGGGGACTCATTCCCCTTGAATTTCAAGCATTCCTTCATAAAGTCCATAAAACTCTCGCTGTTCGGAGCATCTAGACTAACAGCCTCTTTGACGTTGTCCAAACCCAGGGTTCCTTTGGGGGAAATGCTTTCGATTCTGGGTTGTTTCCCAAAAATGCCCTGCTCACGACCACTCGCATCCTGTACCTCCTTACCAGGTAAGCTTGAACTGGACAGTTTAGGGAACTGTGGTGCACCAACTGGGCTTCCTCCAAGAATGTCAGCTTTGGTTTGGATGGTCTCAAAGTCATCAATAAATCCCCAGTTGCCCTCCAGAGTCTTTGATGGCATTTCAGCTCCTTGGCCAGGCTTACCTGGCTTGCCTGATCCATTCTCCTTTTTGACAGAAGCTGTTGGTTCAGACACTGGCTTCTGAGGGTGCCTGTTGCTCTCTGCACCCTTCTCTCCTCGGAAGATTGAATCTGCCACAATGTCCTCAATTACAGTGTCATCTGACTCACCGGAGCTGTCACCATCAGCAGTTTCAGGCAAGCCTGGATTTGGCCAACGGACATCAGCCTTCAGTTCCACTGCAGGGGCAGTTTTCACTGCAGCTGTCTCTCCATTCACTCGTTTCTGAGATGACTGCTTTTCCATGTCCGAAGGTGTCCTTTCTTTTTGGTGGGCACTGATCTTGAGAGGCTGATAAGGAGTGGAAGTTTTACCTGCTTCTGCCTTGCCTATGCTCCCACCCCCCTCTTTGGTAGGCAATGCGGGGTGGTCTGAGCTTGTTGAATTGGCTGTCTTTTCCCCGAGATCTTTGGGAATCAAGTCCCAACTCATCATCTCGCTCGTGAAGTTGTGCATCTCACGGACACATTTGGACACTTCCTCCAGTGCTGCAGTCGTGCCTGAAGACTGGCGTGACAGCCCGGGCCCTGGTGGAATTCTGCCCCCGCCACGAGGTTTGGCTCGAAACTCACAAATGCCATCTTCTGGGATATCTGTGAGTAGCTCCCGTTCGCTGTGCATGACCCAGTTACTACCGATGTCACTGGAGTTGTTGGCAAGGGCATCTTTGAATTCTTTATCAAACTCCAGTTTACCGGCAATTACTTCAAAAGGCGATTCGGGAGAATCTTTGTCCACAACAGCATCACCAGGGGCTGcagggcaggaggaagaagaggaaggagaatgcACAACTCTTGTGGGCAATTGCTCAGACCCTTCTTGTGGCTTGGCCGATACAGTAAATTTGGATTCTCCACCTGAAGCCTGTTGTTTGGGTTCGTCATGGCTGTTCAGATCAGCTGTATTGCCTGTGTTGACTTTTCCCACAGAGTTATCACGCCCAAGAGAGCCATTCTGATTCACTGGCTCATTATTATGAGCTTTGGATACAACAGAGAATAAGGGTTCTTCTGGGCCAGGAGATCCAACAGAAGCTGCCTCTATTCCTGAATCTTCACTGGTCCCACTAAAATAGCTCCATCTCTTGCCATCACTGAATTCTTCTGCATATAAGGGTGCTGGTTTACCACTCATTTCCCTCTGGTTTTCTGAATGTGTCAAGCAAGACGCTTGGAAGTCTGCCGATGAAAAGCATCCGGAAGAAGGCAGAGTTGCagcttttgagggcaatttttcGGTCAGAGGTGTTGTCCTTTCTTGAGGGTCCGGAGTAGAGAAAGGGAGAGATGCACACAGTAGCTGTTACAGAGTTCACATAGTGAAGCAGGCAGCATGCTCTTAGGACTAGAGGGGACGACAAGACTCCAAAACACCAGCCTTGGCAAAACATGCATGAGACCATCACCCAAAGGACAGGGAAGCCACTTCACAAGGGAGCTGCCATCCACATGAACATAAAGCCACCAACGGTCGAGTTTCATAGCACATGGAGCGCCGAAGCCAGCAAAAAAACGATCACGTGTGCAAAAGAACTTGGCATGCTGGGTAGGTGAACGGAAGCTATCTCATCAGTGCGTCTGAATGTCTGTGAGTATCCATGAGTGCCAGTGCACGTTTACAGAAGGTGGCAAAGGTGTAGAAAGAGGCAACGTGGTCCTACTGAAAATGGCCTTGTTCAAATTGGAAGGGATCCCTGAGCAAACAACAAAAGCCTAGATAAACTGTAAAGGTAAGCAAAGTATGGCACACTCTGCCA contains:
- the RTN3 gene encoding reticulon-3; its protein translation is MAEPATQFPYISSSAGGGSSEPGGRDAKGAGSPQSCADSFVSSSQPVSLFSTSQVFHQSFERNIDENQEGQQIAEGSKDNLLCASLPFSTPDPQERTTPLTEKLPSKAATLPSSGCFSSADFQASCLTHSENQREMSGKPAPLYAEEFSDGKRWSYFSGTSEDSGIEAASVGSPGPEEPLFSVVSKAHNNEPVNQNGSLGRDNSVGKVNTGNTADLNSHDEPKQQASGGESKFTVSAKPQEGSEQLPTRVVHSPSSSSSCPAAPGDAVVDKDSPESPFEVIAGKLEFDKEFKDALANNSSDIGSNWVMHSERELLTDIPEDGICEFRAKPRGGGRIPPGPGLSRQSSGTTAALEEVSKCVREMHNFTSEMMSWDLIPKDLGEKTANSTSSDHPALPTKEGGGSIGKAEAGKTSTPYQPLKISAHQKERTPSDMEKQSSQKRVNGETAAVKTAPAVELKADVRWPNPGLPETADGDSSGESDDTVIEDIVADSIFRGEKGAESNRHPQKPVSEPTASVKKENGSGKPGKPGQGAEMPSKTLEGNWGFIDDFETIQTKADILGGSPVGAPQFPKLSSSSLPGKEVQDASGREQGIFGKQPRIESISPKGTLGLDNVKEAVSLDAPNSESFMDFMKECLKFKGNESPEDPVETFSEAELRAARSEVSAPHFQPPPKAAQDFEQEHLTIKALKEAGRKAEVGKPSKFSMPGARQAGQYGERLLEHSAPPQKSALEKRPLCLEQAVDVKLAPASASFGMHDVPRASPQAPPPELPIPHAIAKLLAEVSVRDLIFWRDVKKTGVVFSTTLILLLSLAAFSVISVISYLILALLSVTISFRVYKSVIQALQKSEEGHPFKAYLDLDITLSSETFHNYMSSAMAHINHALKLITRLFLVEDLVDSLKLAVVMWLMTYVGAIFNGITLLILAELLVFSLPVVYEKYKTQIDHYVGIARDQIKSVVTKVQAKVPGVVKKKSE